The following proteins are co-located in the Solea solea chromosome 21, fSolSol10.1, whole genome shotgun sequence genome:
- the zdhhc16b gene encoding palmitoyltransferase ZDHHC16B, whose protein sequence is MRMGSSWKWQLSRAMRLALRCCRLCRLHRGGGGGWWNKSWIGRRLLEQWSYSKLLLKSLYYNSLSNSDTLLDCVFEPIYWIVDNVTRWFGVVFVCLVVLLTTSVVAVVYLFVLPTIFSTYPAHWIAWHLCLGHWLLVMIVFHYYKATTTSPGNPPKDNVHIPSVSVCKKCITPKPARTHHCSICDMCVLKMDHHCPWLNNCVGHFNHRYFFSFCLYMTLGCIYCSVSSRKLFLEAYNAVESYYQTPPPTFTFRETTAHKSVIFLWVLTSSVAVALGGLTLWHAILICRGETSVERHINNKETRRLQEQGKVFRNPFHHGRMKNWKLLLGVEKRSHWITRVLFPSDHPPSGDGIMWDCIFTRRDPMAI, encoded by the exons ATGCGTATGGGCAGCAGTTGGAAGTGGCAGCTCTCCCGGGCCATGAGACTCGCCCTGCGCTGTTGTCGGCTCTGCCGCctgcacagaggaggaggaggagggtggtggAACAAGTCGTGGATCGGCCGCAGGTTGTTGGAGCAGTGGAGTTACAGCAAGCTGCTGCTCAAGTCTCTGTACTACAACAGCCTCAGCAACTCAGACACACTGCTGGACTGCGTGTTTGAACCCATCTACTGGATCGTGGACAACGTGACGCGCTGGTTCGGAGTG gtgtttgtgtgtctggtcGTCCTCCTCACGACCTCCGTCGTGGCGGTCGTCTACCTGTTCGTCCTGCCCACGATCTTCAGCACGTACCCCGCGCACTGGATCGCCTGGCACCTCTGCTTAGGCCACTGGCTTCTCGTCATGATCGTCTTCCATTACTACAAGgccaccaccacctctcctGGAAACCCACCCAAG gACAATGTTCATATCCCCTCAGTGTCCGTCTGTAAGAAGTGCATCACACCCAAACCTGCCAGAACGCACCACTGCAGCATCTGCGACAT GTGTGTTTTGAAGATGGACCATCACTGTC CCTGGCTCAACAACTGCGTCGGCCATTTCAACCATCGctacttcttctccttctgccTCTACATGACCCTCGGCTGCATCTACTGCAGCGTCAGCAGCCGCAAACTGTTCCTGGAGGCGTACAACGCTGTGGAG AGTTATTATCAGACTCCGCCTCCCACGTTCACCTTCAGAGAAACCACGGCTCACAAGAGCGTCATCTTCCTCTGGGTCCTGACCAG CTCGGTGGCAGTGGCTCTGGGAGGACTCACGCTGTGGCACGCCATACTCATCTGCAGAGGCGAGACCAGCGTGGAGcgacacatcaacaacaaagagaCCAGAAGACTCCAAGAACAGGGCAAA gTTTTCAGGAATCCGTTTCATCACGGCAGAATGAAGAACTGGAAGTTGCTGCTCGGTGTCGAAAAAAGGAG TCACTGGATCACGCGGGTTCTGTTTCCCTCCGACCATCCTCCCAGTGGAGACGGCATCATGTGGGACTGCATCTTCACCAGGAGAGACCCTATGGCCATCTGA